One stretch of Clostridium sp. Marseille-P299 DNA includes these proteins:
- a CDS encoding LacI family DNA-binding transcriptional regulator: MKVTIKDIAREAGVSAAAVSLVLNEKECRIAEETKKRIIEVAKKFNYTVNQQARSLVTKKSNVIGLIIPDIENIFFSSLSKRIEEYCRKKGYAIMIVNSDENPQADIELLHLLVSRGVDGILYTPSIGSDEDYEKVKIYLKSLPVPYVMVDRYLDDVECNKVYIDNINGSFQAVSMLVKSGHTKIGCIGNAVAKANSRVTGYKEAMKQFNLPVNENYIYDGQYKAIGGYNAGKEIVNSDLTAVFICNDMMTLGFLKCLSEYGKKVPDDYSIVSYDNTLHNFVVSPEITTIDQDLGKLARNSCRLLFKHINNENAAPEVICLYPQLLVNESVKLINK, encoded by the coding sequence ATGAAAGTTACAATTAAAGATATTGCACGAGAAGCAGGTGTAAGTGCAGCAGCAGTTTCTTTGGTGCTTAATGAAAAAGAATGTAGAATTGCTGAGGAAACAAAAAAAAGGATTATAGAGGTTGCAAAAAAATTCAATTACACAGTGAATCAGCAGGCAAGAAGTTTGGTTACTAAAAAATCGAATGTAATAGGATTAATTATTCCCGATATCGAAAATATTTTCTTCTCATCGCTATCTAAGAGAATCGAAGAATATTGCCGTAAGAAGGGATACGCAATCATGATTGTAAACTCCGATGAAAATCCCCAAGCAGATATTGAATTATTGCATCTATTGGTTTCCAGAGGTGTAGATGGTATTCTTTATACCCCAAGTATCGGAAGCGATGAAGACTATGAGAAAGTTAAAATATACTTAAAATCGCTTCCAGTTCCATATGTTATGGTAGATCGTTATTTGGATGATGTTGAATGCAACAAAGTTTACATAGACAATATCAATGGTTCTTTTCAAGCAGTATCAATGTTGGTTAAAAGTGGACATACCAAAATTGGTTGTATCGGAAATGCGGTAGCAAAAGCGAATTCCCGTGTTACTGGTTATAAAGAGGCCATGAAACAATTTAATTTACCTGTGAATGAAAATTATATTTATGATGGCCAATATAAGGCAATCGGCGGATATAATGCGGGGAAAGAAATTGTGAATAGTGATTTAACAGCAGTATTTATTTGTAATGATATGATGACACTTGGATTTTTAAAATGTTTGAGTGAATATGGCAAAAAAGTTCCTGATGACTATTCTATCGTTAGTTATGATAATACGTTACATAATTTTGTTGTTTCACCAGAGATAACTACAATTGATCAAGATTTAGGTAAACTGGCGAGAAATTCCTGTAGATTATTATTTAAACATATTAATAACGAAAATGCCGCACCAGAAGTTATTTGCTTATATCCTCAATTACTTGTAAATGAAAGTGTTAAGTTAATAAATAAATAA
- the kduD gene encoding 2-dehydro-3-deoxy-D-gluconate 5-dehydrogenase KduD, with product MILDMFNLNGKVAVVTGANTGLGQGMAVALAQAGAKVVGVARRSCEETKTKIESFGGTFVEVNADLSTTEPVQRILDESLAAFGRVDILVNNAGLIKRIDSIEYDEASWDQVINVNHKVVFFLSQAFAKQYVKQGQGGKIINVASMLSYQGGIRVPAYTASKSAILGLTRALANEWAKYNINVNGIAPGYMATNNTEQLRKDEDRSTEILDRIPAGRWGTPEDMQGAVVWLASDASNYVNGFTVAVDGGWLAR from the coding sequence ATGATATTAGACATGTTTAACCTTAATGGAAAAGTTGCTGTTGTTACAGGTGCCAACACAGGCCTTGGACAAGGAATGGCCGTTGCACTTGCACAGGCTGGTGCAAAAGTAGTTGGCGTTGCAAGACGTTCCTGCGAGGAAACAAAAACTAAGATTGAAAGCTTTGGAGGAACATTTGTTGAAGTAAACGCAGACCTATCAACAACCGAACCTGTTCAAAGAATACTTGATGAATCTTTAGCAGCATTTGGAAGAGTTGATATTCTTGTAAATAATGCTGGATTGATTAAAAGAATTGATTCTATTGAATATGATGAAGCAAGTTGGGATCAAGTTATAAATGTGAATCATAAGGTGGTATTTTTCCTTTCACAGGCATTTGCAAAACAGTATGTGAAACAAGGACAAGGCGGAAAAATCATTAATGTAGCTTCTATGTTGTCATATCAGGGTGGTATAAGAGTTCCTGCATATACAGCAAGTAAGAGTGCTATTTTAGGTCTTACAAGAGCACTTGCAAATGAATGGGCAAAATATAATATTAATGTAAACGGTATTGCGCCTGGATACATGGCTACTAACAATACTGAGCAACTTAGAAAAGATGAAGACAGAAGTACCGAAATTCTTGATAGAATTCCAGCTGGACGTTGGGGCACTCCTGAAGACATGCAAGGTGCAGTAGTTTGGCTTGCATCTGATGCTTCTAATTATGTAAATGGCTTTACCGTAGCTGTAGATGGCGGTTGGTTAGCAAGATAA
- a CDS encoding AraC family transcriptional regulator, producing the protein MKYTVFAERMDGVRVEHIIRDVEFTMPVKHMHPEYELFYLIEGDRYYFIENETYLIHTGSLVFIKRNEIHKTGAVQNRTYHNRILISVAAEVLNPFLNAIGLCSLEQFFSGHRVVTLDTQGQNYVLQRFKEVAKEINEKKEGYECLVKMKITELLLYIQRIRKDPRRILTETISESGKHKKVQEITTYLCRHYREQFSLDDLADNFYISKSYLSRIFKDVTGFTITEYTNIQRVKFAKGILENKRCNITELSAQSGFESITYFERVFKKYTKLSPLEYQKAIHSNSFKSRE; encoded by the coding sequence ATGAAATATACAGTATTTGCAGAAAGAATGGATGGAGTGCGTGTTGAACATATCATACGAGATGTTGAATTTACAATGCCAGTCAAACACATGCATCCAGAATATGAACTGTTTTATTTAATTGAAGGGGATCGCTACTATTTTATAGAAAATGAAACCTACCTTATTCATACTGGAAGTCTAGTTTTCATTAAAAGAAACGAAATTCATAAAACAGGTGCTGTTCAAAATCGTACCTACCATAACCGAATATTAATTTCTGTTGCTGCAGAAGTATTAAATCCATTTCTAAATGCCATCGGACTATGTTCATTGGAACAATTTTTCTCAGGCCACCGAGTGGTTACCCTTGATACACAGGGGCAGAATTATGTTTTACAGAGGTTTAAAGAAGTTGCAAAAGAAATAAATGAAAAAAAAGAAGGCTATGAATGCCTTGTTAAAATGAAAATTACTGAACTGCTACTTTATATTCAAAGAATTCGCAAAGACCCTCGCCGTATATTAACAGAAACAATCTCTGAATCCGGGAAACATAAGAAAGTCCAAGAAATTACTACTTATCTATGTAGACATTATAGAGAGCAGTTTTCACTGGATGATTTAGCAGATAATTTTTATATCAGTAAGAGTTATTTAAGTCGCATTTTTAAAGATGTAACTGGATTTACCATTACCGAATATACAAATATTCAAAGGGTTAAATTTGCGAAAGGAATCTTAGAAAATAAACGTTGTAATATAACAGAATTATCCGCCCAATCAGGATTTGAAAGCATTACTTATTTTGAACGGGTTTTTAAAAAATACACGAAATTATCGCCTTTAGAATATCAAAAAGCGATTCATTCAAATTCATTCAAATCAAGAGAATAA
- the dcuC gene encoding C4-dicarboxylate transporter DcuC translates to MNNFIMYSIALLSIIIVIVMLIKKMDIKITMLVMGILLMYVASFAGNTIGGSNFESSGLLLLDPLLVIINEFKSSLTSAGFIIMILGGYTAYMSAIGANEVTVHTLTKPIKKIKSVYILVPVVFLIGNLLSLVIPSASNLAIILLATLYPVLRQAGMTTLTTAAVIATTATVMPTPLGGDNVAIATELAKYPEFTGLTVSDYVLKYHAVVSIPTLIVMAVVHFIWQKYLDKKTPIHNEDEVKMEKVDEIKGGLIYRIVYTILPVFPILLLIAIYIFDTFAGVTVNVSVELAVLFSFVVAILCETIRNKSTAEAFSKTENFFKGMGGSMSIVALLVAATVYVSGLKSIGLISSLQNTMLEIKGSGLGFVLPLILVGLTLIIVLVSGSGTALFYALVPLMMPLATAAGISAFAVTIPMALAGNIIRAVSPVAAVVMIVAGTVKINPLELVKRTSIPMISGVVFMFILSMILFL, encoded by the coding sequence ATGAATAACTTTATTATGTATAGTATCGCACTGCTATCAATTATTATAGTTATTGTTATGTTAATTAAAAAGATGGATATCAAGATAACCATGCTAGTAATGGGTATTTTATTAATGTATGTAGCATCGTTTGCAGGAAACACAATTGGTGGTAGCAATTTTGAATCATCAGGATTGCTACTCTTAGATCCACTACTGGTAATTATCAATGAATTTAAATCGTCACTTACTTCCGCTGGTTTTATCATCATGATTTTAGGTGGATATACTGCGTATATGTCAGCGATTGGTGCAAATGAAGTTACAGTTCATACGTTAACAAAACCAATTAAAAAGATTAAATCCGTATATATTCTAGTTCCTGTCGTTTTCTTAATAGGTAACTTACTTTCTTTAGTAATACCAAGTGCATCTAATTTGGCGATTATTTTATTAGCAACGTTGTACCCAGTATTACGTCAGGCAGGAATGACAACTCTTACAACAGCAGCTGTAATTGCTACAACAGCAACGGTAATGCCCACACCTTTGGGAGGAGATAATGTAGCAATTGCAACAGAGCTTGCAAAATATCCTGAATTTACTGGATTAACAGTATCCGACTATGTCTTAAAATATCATGCAGTTGTATCGATACCAACATTAATAGTTATGGCGGTAGTACATTTTATTTGGCAAAAGTATCTAGACAAAAAAACTCCGATACATAATGAAGATGAAGTAAAGATGGAGAAAGTAGACGAAATCAAGGGCGGTTTGATATATCGAATCGTCTATACCATTTTACCGGTATTTCCTATTTTATTGTTAATTGCAATTTATATATTTGATACTTTTGCGGGAGTAACCGTTAATGTAAGTGTTGAACTGGCAGTATTATTTTCTTTTGTTGTTGCTATCCTTTGCGAAACGATTCGTAACAAAAGCACTGCAGAAGCTTTTAGTAAAACAGAAAACTTTTTTAAAGGCATGGGTGGTTCTATGTCAATCGTAGCTTTGTTGGTTGCTGCGACTGTTTATGTTTCTGGCCTTAAATCAATCGGTTTAATATCATCCTTACAAAACACAATGCTTGAAATCAAAGGATCAGGCTTAGGATTTGTGTTACCACTAATACTTGTTGGGCTAACCCTAATCATTGTTTTAGTAAGTGGTAGTGGAACGGCGTTATTCTATGCATTAGTGCCATTGATGATGCCATTAGCAACAGCGGCAGGTATCAGTGCTTTTGCCGTCACAATTCCAATGGCATTAGCAGGAAATATCATAAGAGCGGTATCGCCGGTAGCAGCAGTTGTTATGATTGTAGCGGGTACAGTTAAGATTAATCCTCTAGAACTTGTAAAGCGTACATCCATTCCCATGATTTCTGGCGTTGTATTTATGTTTATATTATCCATGATATTATTCCTTTAG
- a CDS encoding glycoside hydrolase family 88/105 protein: MKEGIVKMLNVINEKKINAFVEVFYRNYENVRFNKWNYEDGCILMAAIQLYEATGKSLFREFIISYLDKYIEEDGTLKHYKLEDYNLDNIAPGRALIFAYEQTGNEKFYKAVKVLENQLNEQPRTESGNFWNKKIYPNQVWLDGLYMAQPFYTACETKYGKKEHYQDIVKQFLQVRKHMFDPEKQLHYHGFDESEEIFWAKKPGGCSKNFWLRAIAWYQMALIDTMEEMSKAIYENYRTLGDLFKEALKGLLQYQEKESSLFYQLIALPEQEGNYLETSGSAMIAASIFKACRMKVILPEKYEKAAENILNSIIERKLVYKDGKYILNDINAVSGLGPKDNLRRDGSISYYLSEPIVSNDNKGIAALFMAYAQYLKLNQNK, translated from the coding sequence ATGAAAGAAGGGATTGTAAAAATGTTAAATGTAATAAATGAAAAGAAAATAAATGCATTTGTAGAAGTGTTTTATAGGAACTATGAAAATGTTCGATTTAATAAATGGAATTACGAAGATGGATGTATTCTTATGGCTGCAATCCAACTGTATGAAGCAACAGGAAAGAGTTTATTCCGTGAATTTATCATCTCTTATTTGGATAAATATATAGAAGAAGATGGAACATTAAAGCACTATAAACTAGAAGACTACAATCTAGATAACATAGCACCAGGGAGAGCCTTAATCTTTGCATATGAACAGACTGGAAATGAAAAGTTTTATAAGGCAGTGAAAGTTTTAGAAAATCAGCTGAACGAACAGCCAAGAACGGAATCCGGAAACTTCTGGAACAAAAAAATATATCCGAACCAAGTATGGTTGGATGGTTTATATATGGCACAACCATTTTATACAGCATGTGAGACGAAATATGGGAAGAAGGAACATTATCAAGATATCGTAAAACAGTTTCTTCAAGTGAGAAAGCATATGTTTGATCCTGAAAAACAGTTACATTACCACGGATTTGATGAATCAGAGGAAATATTCTGGGCGAAAAAACCAGGTGGCTGCTCAAAGAATTTCTGGCTACGTGCCATCGCATGGTACCAGATGGCACTCATTGATACGATGGAGGAGATGTCAAAAGCAATTTATGAAAATTATCGTACATTGGGTGATTTGTTTAAAGAAGCTTTGAAAGGATTATTGCAGTATCAAGAGAAAGAAAGTAGCTTGTTTTATCAGTTAATCGCACTTCCTGAGCAAGAAGGAAATTATCTTGAAACATCAGGGTCGGCAATGATTGCAGCGTCAATATTTAAAGCTTGTAGAATGAAAGTTATATTACCAGAAAAATATGAAAAGGCTGCCGAAAACATTCTTAATAGTATTATTGAGAGAAAATTAGTATATAAGGATGGGAAATACATATTAAATGATATAAATGCGGTATCTGGTCTTGGACCAAAGGATAATCTAAGAAGAGATGGAAGTATCTCATATTATCTTTCCGAACCTATAGTATCCAATGATAATAAAGGGATAGCAGCACTTTTTATGGCATATGCACAATATCTAAAATTAAATCAGAACAAATAA
- a CDS encoding glycoside hydrolase family 28 protein: MEFHILLTTARSIVIELQDEKSCYHTEEYKIICNGEEVMTSNKVVETLYGLSPDTDYTLSIVQGDQYSTDVKVHTNEEFVTLNVKDFRAKGDGISDDTIFLQAAIMSCPKNSRVLVPKGTYKFTNLFLKSNIIIELEEGAVLSAFIDKTKFPVLPGRVESYDERSEYLLASWEGNPLDSFASLITGIEVENVLICGKGTIDGCASFDNWWDQEKRKNDPARPKMLFLNNCKNVTLQGVTITNSPAWNLHPYFSKSIRFYDITILSPSNSQNTDGIDPESCDDVEIVGVYFSVGDDCIAIKSGKIYMGKTYKTPSKNFIIRHSYMKKGHGAVTIGSEIAAGVDNIKVMNCKFEETDRGLRIKTRRGRGEDSVLQNIYFKNIEMDHVQTPFVVNSFYFCDPDGRTNYVSSKEALPVDERTPSIKDLKFKNIVCKNCHVAAAYFYGLPEKKIESVTMENIKVTYAKDAKKGKAAMMIGCEPSVKRGLFARNIKHLSLKNVSIDGSDGIVLDIDKVDNLETDVKE, encoded by the coding sequence TTGGAATTTCATATATTATTAACAACTGCGAGAAGCATTGTAATTGAATTACAAGATGAAAAATCATGTTATCATACAGAGGAATATAAGATTATTTGTAACGGAGAGGAGGTTATGACCTCTAATAAAGTAGTGGAAACATTATATGGATTGTCACCAGACACGGATTATACATTAAGTATTGTTCAGGGAGATCAATATTCGACAGACGTTAAAGTACACACAAATGAAGAATTTGTAACACTAAATGTAAAAGATTTTAGAGCAAAGGGAGATGGTATCTCGGATGATACAATTTTCTTACAAGCAGCAATTATGAGTTGCCCGAAAAATAGCAGGGTCTTGGTACCAAAGGGAACCTATAAATTTACTAACCTATTCTTAAAGAGTAATATAATAATAGAATTAGAAGAAGGAGCAGTTCTCTCTGCATTTATAGATAAAACTAAATTTCCTGTACTTCCAGGAAGAGTGGAGAGTTATGATGAGCGTTCGGAATATTTATTAGCCTCCTGGGAAGGAAATCCATTAGATAGTTTTGCGTCACTGATTACAGGGATTGAAGTTGAGAATGTATTAATCTGTGGAAAGGGAACCATTGATGGGTGTGCAAGTTTTGATAATTGGTGGGATCAAGAAAAGAGAAAAAATGATCCAGCACGTCCGAAAATGCTCTTTCTAAATAATTGTAAAAATGTTACACTTCAAGGGGTGACAATTACAAATTCACCAGCTTGGAATCTGCACCCATACTTTTCAAAAAGCATACGTTTTTATGATATTACTATCCTATCTCCTTCAAATTCCCAAAATACAGATGGCATCGATCCAGAATCCTGCGATGATGTTGAAATTGTTGGGGTATATTTTTCTGTTGGAGATGACTGCATTGCAATTAAGTCTGGTAAGATTTATATGGGTAAGACGTATAAAACACCATCAAAGAATTTCATAATAAGACATTCTTACATGAAAAAAGGACATGGAGCAGTTACGATTGGAAGTGAAATAGCTGCTGGTGTAGATAATATCAAGGTTATGAATTGTAAATTTGAAGAGACAGACCGAGGATTACGTATTAAGACAAGAAGAGGAAGAGGAGAGGATTCAGTTCTTCAGAATATTTATTTTAAAAATATTGAAATGGATCATGTTCAAACACCATTTGTTGTGAATAGTTTTTATTTCTGTGACCCAGACGGAAGGACAAACTACGTTTCTAGTAAGGAAGCATTACCAGTAGATGAACGTACTCCAAGTATTAAGGATTTAAAGTTTAAGAATATTGTGTGTAAAAACTGTCATGTTGCAGCAGCTTACTTTTATGGTTTACCAGAAAAGAAAATTGAGTCAGTTACGATGGAAAATATAAAGGTTACCTATGCAAAAGATGCAAAAAAGGGAAAAGCGGCTATGATGATTGGGTGTGAGCCTTCTGTAAAACGTGGATTATTTGCAAGAAATATTAAACATTTATCCTTAAAAAACGTATCAATTGATGGAAGTGATGGAATCGTGTTAGATATTGATAAGGTCGATAATTTAGAAACTGATGTAAAAGAATAG
- a CDS encoding ABC transporter transmembrane domain-containing protein encodes MDLTNEILDYLDKRGISKDEILAYAEADEGETHRFVKNYIVSTADSLVLIKQEDFTGVYILGGGKEREEKKRKDTKHFKNNKRIRENKSKVTEETYTINEIEDLIILRRLSGGALAAKTKDGEELLLKFTKSKMSNMHDFVKAFRKIKSGESVTVDRKDKKKFESCPKCGKIYPNKERKICPSCIEKKSIFFRCLYYFKPHTKKMIFMMFCYIASAGISLVWPYLNGTILYDKVLKKDPQFLSLFPARFQNFFIVLAALTITMLICKIIGQLLGIIQGVMSAKIVPDVVQQIKSDVFKSMGRLSINFYNSRQTGGLMTRVLSDADEVTGFFIDGVPYFFINLLTLLLTVIVMFSMNPLLAVCSLALLPFLMFLSAYMLPKLWRLYGRRHRENRSLSAQLNDNFMGARVVKAFGQERKEIDRFTKYNQMVMQSELQVNGYDNRFYAWYSAVENIASFLTWGVGAFLVLGNKNMELGTLITFTSYVSQLNGPLDFFSHCFRWWSNSMNSAERILEIIDAVPEIEESSSPVIINDFKGNVEFNQVTFGYEPNQPVLKNISFNIKSGQMLGIVGRSGAGKSTLANLLNRLYDPQEGSIYIDGIDLKSLSLKQLRNNVAMVSQETYIFMGTVAENIAYARKDAKRAEIIAATIKASAHDFICKMPDGYETVIGSSGRMLSGGEKQRISIARAILANPKILILDEATAAVDTETEQAIQYSIEELIRGRTTISIAHRLSTLNGADKLIVMENGEIKESGTHKELIAEKGIYYRLMQIQNNALALEGRREDMKGQKKEDGFLDVFDEEAYEQEFKKRMDLLFLKPEEAVFKKTKGGFLSLDYQDVHYDRVDLVRTFPFSDPYGFISVRESNEAAKEIGVIKDISLFKEEEGILKEQLEFRYHIPKIQKILSIKEEYGYAYFEVKTDYGDCRFAISIGRGSVISLSETKLLIIDLDGNRFEIPDIGTLSAAELKKIDLFL; translated from the coding sequence ATGGATTTGACAAATGAGATTTTGGATTATCTGGATAAGAGAGGCATCAGTAAGGATGAAATTCTAGCGTATGCAGAAGCAGATGAGGGGGAAACCCATAGATTTGTTAAAAACTATATTGTTTCAACGGCAGATTCTTTGGTTCTAATAAAACAAGAAGACTTTACAGGTGTTTACATATTAGGGGGAGGAAAGGAAAGGGAAGAAAAGAAGAGAAAAGACACGAAACATTTTAAGAACAATAAAAGAATAAGGGAAAATAAAAGCAAGGTTACAGAAGAGACGTATACGATCAATGAAATAGAAGATTTAATCATATTGCGACGATTAAGCGGTGGAGCACTGGCAGCAAAGACAAAAGATGGAGAGGAGTTACTTTTAAAGTTTACAAAGTCTAAAATGTCTAATATGCATGATTTTGTAAAAGCATTTCGTAAAATTAAGTCTGGAGAGAGTGTTACTGTAGATAGGAAAGACAAAAAGAAGTTCGAGAGTTGTCCTAAATGCGGCAAGATTTACCCAAATAAAGAAAGGAAAATTTGTCCTAGCTGCATAGAAAAGAAATCAATATTTTTTCGTTGTTTATACTATTTTAAACCACATACAAAAAAGATGATTTTTATGATGTTTTGTTACATAGCCAGTGCTGGCATTAGTCTTGTTTGGCCATATCTAAACGGAACTATTTTATATGATAAGGTGTTAAAAAAAGATCCACAGTTTCTATCATTGTTTCCAGCAAGATTTCAAAACTTTTTTATTGTACTTGCAGCGTTAACAATTACAATGTTGATTTGTAAAATTATTGGACAGCTTTTAGGAATTATACAAGGAGTTATGTCAGCTAAAATAGTTCCCGATGTTGTACAGCAGATAAAAAGTGATGTTTTTAAATCGATGGGAAGACTCTCCATTAATTTTTATAACAGTAGGCAAACTGGTGGATTAATGACTAGAGTACTCAGTGATGCAGATGAGGTAACAGGATTTTTCATTGATGGGGTTCCCTATTTTTTTATTAATTTATTAACGTTGTTGCTAACTGTTATTGTAATGTTTTCTATGAATCCATTGCTTGCGGTATGTTCTTTAGCACTACTTCCATTTCTCATGTTTTTAAGTGCCTATATGCTGCCAAAATTATGGAGATTATATGGAAGAAGGCATAGGGAAAATCGAAGTTTAAGTGCCCAACTAAACGATAACTTTATGGGGGCACGAGTTGTAAAAGCCTTTGGGCAAGAGAGAAAGGAAATTGATCGATTTACAAAATATAATCAAATGGTAATGCAGTCTGAGTTACAAGTGAACGGGTATGATAACCGTTTTTATGCTTGGTACTCAGCAGTTGAGAACATTGCTTCCTTTCTTACGTGGGGAGTTGGTGCTTTCCTCGTCCTTGGTAACAAAAATATGGAGCTAGGAACTTTAATTACGTTTACCAGTTACGTTAGCCAACTCAATGGACCTTTGGATTTTTTCTCCCATTGCTTTCGTTGGTGGAGTAATAGCATGAATAGCGCTGAGCGTATTTTGGAAATTATTGATGCAGTTCCAGAGATAGAAGAAAGTAGCTCTCCAGTCATAATCAATGATTTTAAAGGAAACGTTGAATTTAATCAGGTAACGTTTGGATATGAACCAAATCAACCCGTGTTAAAAAATATCAGTTTCAATATAAAATCCGGTCAAATGCTTGGAATTGTAGGTCGGTCTGGTGCTGGAAAATCCACACTAGCAAACCTTTTAAATCGACTCTATGATCCACAAGAGGGAAGTATTTATATTGATGGGATTGATTTGAAGTCATTATCACTGAAACAATTAAGAAATAATGTTGCCATGGTTTCTCAAGAGACATATATTTTCATGGGAACGGTAGCTGAAAATATTGCTTATGCCAGAAAAGATGCAAAGAGAGCAGAAATTATTGCAGCTACGATAAAAGCCAGTGCACATGACTTTATTTGTAAGATGCCAGATGGATATGAGACAGTGATTGGTTCATCAGGACGTATGCTATCAGGAGGAGAAAAACAACGAATCTCAATAGCACGTGCAATACTTGCGAATCCTAAGATTTTAATTTTAGATGAAGCAACAGCAGCGGTGGATACAGAAACAGAACAAGCAATTCAGTATTCCATTGAGGAGTTAATTCGGGGGAGAACTACAATTTCCATTGCTCACAGACTTTCCACCTTAAATGGTGCAGATAAGCTAATTGTTATGGAAAATGGAGAAATAAAAGAGTCAGGAACTCATAAAGAACTAATTGCTGAAAAAGGAATTTATTATCGGTTAATGCAGATACAAAACAATGCACTTGCGCTTGAAGGAAGGCGAGAGGATATGAAGGGTCAGAAAAAAGAAGACGGATTTTTAGACGTATTTGATGAAGAAGCTTATGAACAAGAATTTAAAAAAAGAATGGATTTATTATTTTTAAAACCAGAGGAAGCTGTTTTTAAGAAAACAAAAGGTGGATTTTTATCTTTAGATTATCAAGATGTCCATTATGACCGAGTAGATCTTGTTCGTACATTTCCATTCTCTGATCCATATGGGTTTATTTCGGTACGAGAATCAAATGAGGCGGCGAAAGAGATAGGAGTTATCAAAGATATCTCATTATTTAAAGAAGAAGAGGGGATTTTAAAAGAACAATTAGAGTTTCGCTACCATATACCAAAGATTCAAAAGATACTTTCCATCAAAGAAGAATATGGATATGCATATTTTGAGGTTAAAACGGATTATGGCGATTGTCGTTTCGCAATCTCAATTGGCAGAGGCTCGGTGATATCTTTATCGGAAACAAAGCTACTTATTATTGATTTAGACGGAAATCGTTTTGAAATACCGGATATCGGAACTTTGTCAGCAGCTGAATTGAAAAAAATTGACTTATTCTTATAA
- a CDS encoding SDR family NAD(P)-dependent oxidoreductase — translation MDNLFDLSGKVAVVTGASSGLGADAALAYAKAGADVAILARRVEKLNAVKEELEKTGRKVLAVGCDVTDEESVKAAMQTVLDTFGHIDILLNNAGVAVRGGVDSMSVEDWNKSFDTNVKGIFLASKYVVPQMKERGYGKIVNIASVNAVVADKFDAFIRHSYNSSKAAVVGLTRGMAASYAKYGITVNAIGPALFESEMTSATLFKSQEFLTQYNTLNPTGRPANKGELNGTVLYLSSDASSYVQGQFIIVDGGGALV, via the coding sequence ATGGATAATTTATTTGACTTATCAGGAAAAGTAGCTGTTGTAACTGGAGCAAGTTCAGGTCTTGGTGCAGATGCTGCACTTGCATATGCAAAGGCAGGGGCAGATGTTGCAATATTAGCAAGACGTGTAGAAAAGTTAAATGCAGTAAAAGAAGAACTTGAAAAGACAGGTAGAAAAGTACTTGCAGTTGGATGCGATGTTACCGATGAAGAAAGTGTAAAGGCAGCAATGCAAACCGTACTTGATACTTTTGGACATATTGATATTTTACTAAATAATGCAGGAGTTGCAGTACGTGGCGGAGTAGATAGTATGTCCGTAGAAGACTGGAATAAGTCTTTTGATACTAATGTAAAAGGTATCTTTTTAGCCAGCAAATATGTAGTTCCTCAAATGAAAGAAAGAGGCTATGGCAAAATTGTTAATATTGCGTCTGTAAATGCAGTAGTTGCAGATAAATTTGATGCATTTATTAGACATTCCTATAACTCCTCAAAAGCAGCAGTTGTTGGTTTAACAAGAGGTATGGCAGCATCCTATGCAAAGTATGGAATCACTGTAAATGCCATTGGACCAGCTCTTTTTGAAAGTGAAATGACAAGTGCTACCTTATTTAAATCGCAGGAATTCTTGACTCAATATAATACATTAAACCCTACAGGACGCCCTGCAAACAAAGGGGAGTTAAATGGAACTGTATTATATCTTTCCAGTGATGCCTCTAGTTATGTTCAAGGTCAATTCATAATCGTAGATGGTGGAGGAGCTCTTGTTTAA